The Anas acuta chromosome 18, bAnaAcu1.1, whole genome shotgun sequence genome has a segment encoding these proteins:
- the LOC137841866 gene encoding TBC1 domain family member 24-like isoform X1, giving the protein MLQVGLSLPRAPGGAAGGFPAQPEQGDGDGDGTSTTQGMLGSSPVTVVITSEADTWDIDAASSCLGCGQFVDWDRMPEPEQQANIPGDILTQPPKELKRLLREGCLAASRALRAQVYHRLCQQVACRLVTPDAPVYRDVASRLFGKHSASSHPLPDFLEGCSMPTYCLSPDGVTAMKKILICIGNLFPDITYSPILPSLVALLLHYSEDEAQCFENISRLIASNAPHTSYIDQSFLAHRASCMTFGDLANKHCPAAHKLIASSSENVFEVYSEWLSWLFHDLPFDYAIRVFDVYLLEGQKVLYRIALALLKQYRLSVASPELEGADIKADLQAFVQNIAEHTTVDKLLERAFGIRLFSRKEIWLLQMANRKALMERGITMVQSRQSFHLAVDMQTFSSGTVTAQEMRIIWSWIPERFSLSPPLLLFSTSEDGCSLQRFYSCCEGYEPTVLLIKTTEGEVCGAFLSSDWSERKKNGATSGFFGTGECFVFTVRPEMERYEWVFIKKPELAKAVPRSRQRSPSPGPMSLLSSSPDGRGTSSNHLAVPTPQRRGRLSPFLAIRHFLLPSKTASMFMSGSREGIIIGGGGGQALSLDANLLWGRTEHCETFDNPPLCQENFRVQLLEVWGFQNT; this is encoded by the exons ATGCTGCAGGTAGGGCTCAGCTTGCCccgtgcccccgggggggcggccgggggcttcccagcacagccagagcaGGGTGACGGGGACGGCGATGGCACCAGCACCACACAAG GGATGCTTGGCTCGTCTCCAGTCACCGTCGTGATCACGTCGGAGGCTGACACCTGGGACATCGACGCCGCCTCCTCCTGTCTGGGCTGCGGACAGTTTGTGGACTGGGACAGGATGCCAGAGCCGGAGCAGCAGGCCAATATCCCCGGGGACATCCTCACCCAGCCCCCCAAGGAGCTGAAGAGGCTGCTGAGAGAGGGCTGCCTGGCGGCGAGCCGTGCCCTGAGAGCTCAGGTGTACCACCGGCTGTGCCAGCAGGTCGCCTGCCGCCTTGTCACGCCCGACGCTCCCGTCTACAGGGACGTGGCGAGCCGGCTTTTTGGGAAGCACAGCGCGAGCTCCCACCCTCTGCCCGACTTCCTGGAGGGGTGCTCCATGCCCACGTACTGCCTCAGCCCGGACGGGGTCACCGCCATGAAGAAGATCCTCATCTGCATCGGCAACCTTTTCCCCGACATCACCTACAGCCCCATCCTGCCCTCGctggtggctctgctgctgcactaCAGCGAGGACGAAGCTCAGTGCTTCGAGAACATCTCTCGCCTCATCGCCAGCAACGCCCCCCACACCAGCTACATTGACCAGTCCTTCCTGGCCCACCGGGCCTCCTGCATGACTTTCGGGGATCTGGCCAACAAGCACTGCCCGGCAGCTCACAAACTGATAGCCAGCTCCTCCGAGAACGTCTTTGAGGTCTACTCCGAATGGCTGTCGTGGCTCTTCCACGACCTCCCCTTCGACTACGCCATCCGTGTGTTCGACGTCTACCTGCTGGAGGGGCAGAAGGTCCTCTACCGCATCGCCCTGGCCCTGCTGAAGCAGTACAGGCTCTCGGTGGCCTCCCCCGAGCTGGAGGGGGCCGACATCAAGGCGGACCTGCAGGCTTTCGTGCAGAACATTGCCGAGCACACGACTGTCGACAAACTCCTGGAGAGAGCGTTTGGCATCCGGCTGTTCTCCCGCAAGGAAATCTGGCTCCTCCAGATGGCCAACAGGAAAGCACTGATGGAGCGGGGCATAACCATGGTGCAGAGCAG GCAGTCCTTCCACCTGGCCGTGGACATGCAGACCTTCAGCTCGGGCACGGTAACGGCTCAGGAGATGCGCATCATCTGGTCCTGGATCCCCGAGcgcttctccctctcccccccgctgctgctcttctccaccTCGGAAGACGGGTGCAGCCTGCAGAG GTTTTACTCCTGCTGCGAGGGTTACGAACCCACGGTGCTGCTCATAAAGACAACGGAGGGGGAG GTGTGCGGGGCATTTCTGTCCTCTGACTGGAGCGAAAGGAAGAAGAATGGGGCGACATCAGGCTTTTTTGGGACAGGGGAGTGCTTCGTGTTCACT GTGCGCCCTGAGATGGAGAGGTACGAGTGGGTGTTCATCAAGAAGCCGGAGCTGGCCAAAGCCGTGCCGCGCTCACGCCAGCGGTCGCCTTCTCCCGGTCCCATGTCCCTGCTCAGCTCCTCCCCGGACGGCCGTGGCACCAGCTCCAACCACCTCGCCGTGCCCACGCCGCAGCGGAGAGGCCGTCTGTCCCCGTTCCTGGCCATCAGGCATTTCCTCCTGCCTTCCAAAACAGCCTCCATGTTCATGTCCGGCTCTCGGGAAGGGATCATTATTG gtggaggaggaggccaaGCTCTGTCCCTCGACGCCAACCTGCTCTGGGGACGCACGGAGCACTGCGAGACCTTTGACAACCCTCCGCTCTGCCAGGAGAACTTCAGGGTGCAGCTCTTGGAGGTGTGGGGCTTCCAAAACACCTAG
- the LOC137841866 gene encoding TBC1 domain family member 24-like isoform X2 encodes MAPAPHKVGMLGSSPVTVVITSEADTWDIDAASSCLGCGQFVDWDRMPEPEQQANIPGDILTQPPKELKRLLREGCLAASRALRAQVYHRLCQQVACRLVTPDAPVYRDVASRLFGKHSASSHPLPDFLEGCSMPTYCLSPDGVTAMKKILICIGNLFPDITYSPILPSLVALLLHYSEDEAQCFENISRLIASNAPHTSYIDQSFLAHRASCMTFGDLANKHCPAAHKLIASSSENVFEVYSEWLSWLFHDLPFDYAIRVFDVYLLEGQKVLYRIALALLKQYRLSVASPELEGADIKADLQAFVQNIAEHTTVDKLLERAFGIRLFSRKEIWLLQMANRKALMERGITMVQSRQSFHLAVDMQTFSSGTVTAQEMRIIWSWIPERFSLSPPLLLFSTSEDGCSLQRFYSCCEGYEPTVLLIKTTEGEVCGAFLSSDWSERKKNGATSGFFGTGECFVFTVRPEMERYEWVFIKKPELAKAVPRSRQRSPSPGPMSLLSSSPDGRGTSSNHLAVPTPQRRGRLSPFLAIRHFLLPSKTASMFMSGSREGIIIGGGGGQALSLDANLLWGRTEHCETFDNPPLCQENFRVQLLEVWGFQNT; translated from the exons ATGGCACCAGCACCACACAAGGTGG GGATGCTTGGCTCGTCTCCAGTCACCGTCGTGATCACGTCGGAGGCTGACACCTGGGACATCGACGCCGCCTCCTCCTGTCTGGGCTGCGGACAGTTTGTGGACTGGGACAGGATGCCAGAGCCGGAGCAGCAGGCCAATATCCCCGGGGACATCCTCACCCAGCCCCCCAAGGAGCTGAAGAGGCTGCTGAGAGAGGGCTGCCTGGCGGCGAGCCGTGCCCTGAGAGCTCAGGTGTACCACCGGCTGTGCCAGCAGGTCGCCTGCCGCCTTGTCACGCCCGACGCTCCCGTCTACAGGGACGTGGCGAGCCGGCTTTTTGGGAAGCACAGCGCGAGCTCCCACCCTCTGCCCGACTTCCTGGAGGGGTGCTCCATGCCCACGTACTGCCTCAGCCCGGACGGGGTCACCGCCATGAAGAAGATCCTCATCTGCATCGGCAACCTTTTCCCCGACATCACCTACAGCCCCATCCTGCCCTCGctggtggctctgctgctgcactaCAGCGAGGACGAAGCTCAGTGCTTCGAGAACATCTCTCGCCTCATCGCCAGCAACGCCCCCCACACCAGCTACATTGACCAGTCCTTCCTGGCCCACCGGGCCTCCTGCATGACTTTCGGGGATCTGGCCAACAAGCACTGCCCGGCAGCTCACAAACTGATAGCCAGCTCCTCCGAGAACGTCTTTGAGGTCTACTCCGAATGGCTGTCGTGGCTCTTCCACGACCTCCCCTTCGACTACGCCATCCGTGTGTTCGACGTCTACCTGCTGGAGGGGCAGAAGGTCCTCTACCGCATCGCCCTGGCCCTGCTGAAGCAGTACAGGCTCTCGGTGGCCTCCCCCGAGCTGGAGGGGGCCGACATCAAGGCGGACCTGCAGGCTTTCGTGCAGAACATTGCCGAGCACACGACTGTCGACAAACTCCTGGAGAGAGCGTTTGGCATCCGGCTGTTCTCCCGCAAGGAAATCTGGCTCCTCCAGATGGCCAACAGGAAAGCACTGATGGAGCGGGGCATAACCATGGTGCAGAGCAG GCAGTCCTTCCACCTGGCCGTGGACATGCAGACCTTCAGCTCGGGCACGGTAACGGCTCAGGAGATGCGCATCATCTGGTCCTGGATCCCCGAGcgcttctccctctcccccccgctgctgctcttctccaccTCGGAAGACGGGTGCAGCCTGCAGAG GTTTTACTCCTGCTGCGAGGGTTACGAACCCACGGTGCTGCTCATAAAGACAACGGAGGGGGAG GTGTGCGGGGCATTTCTGTCCTCTGACTGGAGCGAAAGGAAGAAGAATGGGGCGACATCAGGCTTTTTTGGGACAGGGGAGTGCTTCGTGTTCACT GTGCGCCCTGAGATGGAGAGGTACGAGTGGGTGTTCATCAAGAAGCCGGAGCTGGCCAAAGCCGTGCCGCGCTCACGCCAGCGGTCGCCTTCTCCCGGTCCCATGTCCCTGCTCAGCTCCTCCCCGGACGGCCGTGGCACCAGCTCCAACCACCTCGCCGTGCCCACGCCGCAGCGGAGAGGCCGTCTGTCCCCGTTCCTGGCCATCAGGCATTTCCTCCTGCCTTCCAAAACAGCCTCCATGTTCATGTCCGGCTCTCGGGAAGGGATCATTATTG gtggaggaggaggccaaGCTCTGTCCCTCGACGCCAACCTGCTCTGGGGACGCACGGAGCACTGCGAGACCTTTGACAACCCTCCGCTCTGCCAGGAGAACTTCAGGGTGCAGCTCTTGGAGGTGTGGGGCTTCCAAAACACCTAG